In Helicobacter mastomyrinus, a single genomic region encodes these proteins:
- the dnaK gene encoding molecular chaperone DnaK, with protein sequence MAKVIGIDLGTTNSAMAVYEGNEAKIIANKEGKNTTPSIVAFTDKGEILVGEPAKRQAVTNPKKTIYSIKRIMGLMFNEDKAKEAEKRLPYNIVDRNGACAVEIADKIYTPQEISAKILMKLKEDAQSYLGEEVTEAVITVPAYFNDSQRKATKEAGTIAGLNVLRIINEPTSAALAYGLDKKEAEKIMVYDLGGGTFDVTVLETGDNVVEVLATGGDAFLGGDDFDNRIIDWAAEEFKSDEGIDLKNDVMALQRLKDAAENAKKELSSAQETEINLPFITADASGPKHLVKKITRAKFESLIDDLIEDTIKKIEFVIKDAGLTQSDISEVVMVGGSTRIPKVQERVKSYIGKELNKSVNPDEVVAVGAAVQGGVLKGDVKDVLLLDVTPLSLGIETAGGICTKVVERGVTIPTKKTQIFSTYEDNQPAVSINVLQGERELARDNKSLGRFDLSGIPAAPRGVPQIEVTFDIDANGILTVSAKDKATGKSQEIKISGSSGLSDSEIEKMVKEAELHKEEDTKKKAIIELRNSADSLIYQTKKSLDEFKDKIESNEAENIQNAIASLEESLKNENASKEELEAKIKALSEASGKLAQTAYAKEQGNAQNNGDNKKKDDDVIDAEVE encoded by the coding sequence ATGGCAAAAGTAATTGGCATAGACTTAGGAACAACAAATTCAGCAATGGCAGTATATGAGGGCAATGAGGCAAAAATCATTGCGAACAAAGAGGGTAAAAACACTACACCTTCTATCGTGGCTTTCACGGACAAAGGCGAGATTCTAGTAGGTGAGCCGGCTAAGAGACAAGCTGTTACCAATCCTAAAAAAACGATTTATTCTATCAAGCGCATTATGGGGCTTATGTTTAATGAAGATAAGGCAAAAGAGGCAGAAAAAAGGCTGCCTTATAATATCGTGGATAGAAATGGTGCGTGTGCAGTAGAAATTGCCGATAAGATTTATACGCCTCAAGAGATTTCAGCAAAGATTCTGATGAAGCTCAAAGAGGATGCACAAAGCTACCTTGGAGAGGAAGTTACAGAAGCGGTCATCACCGTCCCTGCTTATTTTAACGATTCTCAACGCAAGGCAACCAAAGAAGCCGGGACAATTGCGGGATTAAATGTGCTTAGAATCATCAATGAACCTACTTCAGCGGCACTTGCCTATGGGCTAGATAAAAAAGAGGCTGAAAAGATTATGGTATATGACTTAGGCGGGGGGACATTTGATGTTACCGTGCTAGAAACCGGCGATAATGTCGTAGAAGTGCTTGCTACAGGGGGAGATGCGTTCCTTGGTGGAGATGACTTTGATAATAGAATCATTGATTGGGCGGCTGAGGAGTTTAAAAGCGATGAAGGCATTGATTTGAAAAATGATGTAATGGCATTACAACGGCTCAAAGACGCGGCAGAAAATGCGAAAAAAGAGCTAAGTAGCGCACAAGAAACAGAAATCAATCTGCCTTTTATCACTGCTGATGCGAGTGGTCCTAAGCACTTAGTGAAAAAAATCACTCGTGCGAAGTTTGAAAGCCTCATTGATGACTTAATCGAGGATACGATTAAAAAGATTGAATTTGTGATTAAAGACGCTGGGCTTACTCAAAGCGATATTAGTGAAGTGGTGATGGTGGGCGGCTCTACGCGCATTCCCAAAGTGCAAGAGCGTGTAAAGAGTTATATTGGCAAGGAATTAAACAAATCTGTGAATCCTGATGAAGTCGTGGCTGTTGGCGCTGCGGTGCAAGGTGGCGTGCTAAAAGGCGATGTAAAAGATGTGCTTTTGCTTGATGTAACACCCCTAAGCTTAGGGATTGAAACTGCCGGTGGTATATGCACAAAAGTAGTCGAACGTGGCGTAACAATCCCCACAAAGAAAACGCAAATTTTCTCTACCTATGAGGATAATCAACCTGCCGTGAGTATTAATGTGCTGCAAGGCGAACGCGAATTAGCGCGGGATAATAAATCTCTAGGACGATTTGATTTGAGCGGTATCCCTGCTGCGCCTCGCGGTGTACCACAAATCGAAGTAACCTTTGATATTGATGCGAATGGAATCCTCACCGTTTCTGCTAAAGACAAAGCCACAGGCAAATCTCAAGAGATTAAAATCAGCGGTTCAAGCGGACTTTCAGATTCCGAAATTGAAAAAATGGTCAAAGAAGCGGAATTACACAAGGAGGAGGACACAAAGAAAAAGGCGATTATTGAGTTGCGTAACTCTGCAGATTCTCTTATCTATCAAACTAAAAAGAGTCTCGATGAGTTTAAGGACAAGATAGAATCTAATGAGGCAGAAAATATCCAAAACGCTATTGCTTCACTAGAAGAAAGCCTCAAAAATGAAAATGCCTCTAAAGAGGAGCTAGAAGCAAAAATCAAAGCTCTAAGTGAGGCGAGTGGCAAACTTGCTCAAACAGCCTATGCCAAAGAACAAGGTAACGCACAAAATAATGGAGACAATAAGAAAAAAGATGATGATGTGATTGACGCGGAAGTCGAGTAG
- a CDS encoding asparaginase — MQYISNKPHIMIIATGGTIAGKMNKTDSTTTNYTSGIYTIDTLFSSIPQIHSLAHIHTTQLCNIDSADMSDDIWLSLARCVNKTLSNTLYNAVIITHGTDTMEESAFFLHLVCKSHKPIIFTGAMRAFDSIDWDGGKNLYNALLLAIHRDSQKRGVMLCMNDRILSARYASKIHTSSLESFASPCDLGYIANGAVHFHASCGVLHQPMFDTEMIESLPRVDILYSYANDGSSIAAKALFSNGTQGLVIAGSGAGSVHKVHKQTLQSLIKQGLCVVISSRINQGSVYISEVDSQNGFISSGDLNPQKARVLLTLALTQSNNPLQIATFFYT, encoded by the coding sequence ATGCAATATATAAGCAATAAGCCACATATTATGATTATAGCTACGGGTGGGACAATTGCCGGTAAGATGAATAAAACAGATTCTACAACTACCAACTATACAAGTGGCATATATACAATAGATACTCTGTTTTCTTCTATTCCACAAATCCACTCTCTTGCTCATATCCATACCACACAGCTATGCAATATCGATAGTGCCGATATGAGTGATGATATATGGCTTTCTCTCGCACGATGTGTCAATAAAACACTTTCAAATACCTTATATAATGCTGTAATCATTACTCACGGCACAGATACGATGGAAGAGAGCGCATTTTTCTTACATTTAGTTTGCAAAAGCCATAAGCCTATTATTTTTACTGGAGCGATGAGAGCATTTGATAGCATAGATTGGGATGGAGGTAAAAATCTTTATAATGCCTTGCTTCTAGCTATTCATAGGGATTCCCAAAAGAGAGGGGTTATGCTATGTATGAATGATAGAATCCTCTCTGCGCGGTATGCGAGCAAGATTCACACTTCAAGCCTTGAATCTTTTGCCTCACCTTGTGATTTGGGCTATATCGCCAATGGTGCGGTGCATTTTCACGCATCTTGCGGTGTATTACATCAGCCTATGTTTGACACGGAGATGATAGAATCCCTGCCGCGTGTGGATATACTCTACTCTTATGCTAATGATGGCTCATCAATCGCTGCTAAGGCACTTTTTAGCAATGGTACACAAGGGCTAGTCATCGCTGGGAGCGGTGCTGGGAGCGTCCATAAAGTCCATAAGCAAACACTCCAAAGTCTCATTAAACAAGGCTTGTGTGTGGTGATAAGCTCTCGCATTAATCAAGGCAGTGTATATATAAGCGAGGTAGATTCGCAAAATGGCTTCATCTCTAGCGGAGATTTGAATCCACAAAAAGCACGAGTATTGCTTACTCTTGCTTTGACGCAAAGCAACAACCCCCTTCAAATTGCTACATTTTTCTACACCTAA